One segment of Panicum virgatum strain AP13 chromosome 3K, P.virgatum_v5, whole genome shotgun sequence DNA contains the following:
- the LOC120697277 gene encoding probable membrane-associated kinase regulator 3 — translation MARPPTMVIQDDYIDMDLTPAATPMPPSSPRFEFQSTAAGGAKHREPAFASPADELFYKGNLLPLHPPPRLQLVQRLLQEQQPVQALQGVDKREAASDAAADGGDAAAAGKACAAKRPSWAKKLKVVKRWASKEYIRSFFLARPTPSDIVVDGTANGNGIGSVSARGSVLDQEEVCHHRKSFSGIIRRVRLVATKAPGTSPLCSSSSSSSSSTPSCGNANGFFFRPPAATPVLKRSSSAGSEEGAIQGAIAHCKRSQLLQPGMVVSARRSVSDVMFYSVTNTPRASSVAAGEVAQERQEMCRG, via the coding sequence ATGGCGAGGCCGCCCACAATGGTGATCCAGGACGACTACATCGACATGGACCTCACCCCGGCCgccacgccgatgccgccctcctcgccacgcttcgagttccagagcaccgcagccggcggcgccaAGCACAGGGAGCCGGCGTTCGCGTCCCCGGCGGACGAGCTGTTCTACAAGGGCAACCTGCTGCcgctccacccgccgccgcggctgcagcTCGTGCAGAGGCTGCTCCAGGAGCAGCAGCCGGTGCAGGCGCTGCAAGGGGTCGATAAGAGGGAAGCGGCGTCggatgcggcggcggacgggggagacgccgccgcggccggcaagGCGTGCGCTGCCAAGAGGCCGTCTTGGGCCAAGAAGCTCAAGGTGGTGAAGCGGTGGGCGTCGAAGGAGTACATTAGGTCCTTCTTCCTGGCCAGGCCGACGCCGAGCGACATCGTCGTCGACGGCACGGCCAATGGCAATGGCATCGGCAGCGTCAGCGCGAGGGGCAGTGTCCTGGATCAGGAGGAGGTGTGCCACCACCGCAAGTCCTTCTCCGGCATCATCCGGCGGGTGCGGCTGGTGGCGACCAAGGCGCCGGGAACCTCGCCGCTgtgctcctcgtcgtcctcgtcttCTTCATCGACGCCGTCCTGCGGCAACGCGAACGGGTTCTTcttccggccgccggcggcgacgccggtgCTGAAGCGGAGCAGCAGCGCCGGGTCGGAGGAAGGCGCCATCCAGGGCGCCATCGCACACTGCAAGCGGTCCCAGCTGCTGCAGCCGGGGATGGTGGTCTCGGCGCGGAGGAGCGTGAGCGACGTCATGTTCTACTCGGTGACGAATACTCCCAGGGCCTCCTCCGTAGCCGCCGGCGAGGTTGCGCAGGAGAGGCAGGAGATGTGCAGGGGCTGA
- the LOC120697280 gene encoding calcium-transporting ATPase 1, endoplasmic reticulum-type-like — translation MGEAAPPIPDGDGFPAWARSVADCEARLGVSASRGLSSADAAARLRAHGPNELAEHPGPSLLQLLAQQFEDTLVRILLAAAAVSFLLALFSSAGEVTLSAFVEPLVIFLILVVNAAVGIWQETNAEKALDALREIQSDHAAVLRDGEWLPALPARELVPGDVVQLRVGDKVPADMRVVRLVTSTLRVEQGSLTGETASVNKTSHAVPVDDADIQAKECMVFAGTTVVNGSALCIVVHTGMSTEIGKIHAQIHEASQEEDDTPLKKKLNEFGEALTKIIGLICALVWLINVKYFLAFELDGWVPRNIRFSFEKCTYYFEIAVALAVAAIPEGLPAVITTCLALGTRKMAAKNALVRKLPSVETLGCTTVICSDKTGTLTTNQMSVAKLVAIGDSSGEVRSFKVEGTTYDPQDGKIHVWPAGSIDVNLETIAKVAAVCNDASVAHSSHQYVATGMPTEAALKVLVEKMGLPGGKNGLSLDPSDTLGCCKWWNNVAKRIGTLEFDRMRKSMGVIVRTSSGNNALLVKGAVETLLERSSHIQLKDGLVVPLDEKAKKIVLASLHEMSTKALRCLGFAYKEDLGEFATYDGENHPAHKLLLDPANYAAIETDLIFAGLVGLRDPPREEVYDAIEDCRAAGIRVMVITGDNKETAEAICREIGVFSPDEDITLKSLTGRGFMALEDKKSLLRRKGGLLFSRAEPRHKQEIVRLLKEDGEVVAMTGDGVNDAPALKLADIGVAMGITGTEVAKEASDMVLADDNFSTIVAAVGEGRSIYNNMKAFIRYMISSNIGEVASIFLTSALGIPEGLIPVQLLWVNLVTDGPPATALGFNPPDKDIMKKPPRRSVDSLITPWILFRYLIIGLYVGIATVGIFVIWYTHGSFMGIDLTGDGHTLVSYSQLSNWGQCSTWDNFTVTPLTAGTRTFTFDNPCEYFQAGKVKATTLSLSVLVAIEMFNSLNALSEDSSLLTMPPWVNPWLLVAMSVSFGLHFLILYVPFLATVFGIVPLSLNEWLLVLIVALPVVLIDEVLKFVGRCTSSSGPKRRSRKQKDE, via the exons ATGGgcgaggcggcgccgccgatccccgacggcgacggctTCCCGGCGTGGGCGCGCTCCGTCGCGGACTGCGAGGCGCGGCTCGGGGTCTCGGCGTCGCGGGGGCTCTCCTCGGCGGACGCCGCGGCGCGGCTGCGCGCGCACGGGCCCAACGAGCTCGCCGAGCACCCGGGCCCCTcgcttctgcagctcctcgcgcAGCAGTTCGAGGACACGCTCGTCCGcatcctgctcgccgccgccgccgtctccttcctcctcgCGCTCTTCTCCTCGGCGGGGGAGGTCACGCTCTCCGCCTTCGTCGAGCCGCTTgtcatcttcctcatcctcgTCGTCAACGCCGCCGTCGGAATCTGGCAGGAGACCAACGCCGAGAAGGCGCTCGACGCGCTGCGGGAGATCCAGTCCGAccacgccgccgtgctccgcgaCGGGGAGTGGCTCCCCGCGCTCCCCGCCAGGGAACTCGTCCCCGGGGACGTCGTCCAGCTCCGCGTCGGGGACAAGGTGCCCGCCGACATGCGCGTCGTGCGCCTCGTCACATCCACGCTCCGCGTCGAGCAGGGCTCGCTCACGGGCGAGACCGCATCCGTCAACAAGACCTCGCACGCCGTGCCCGTCGACGACGCCGACATCCAGGCCAAGGAGTGCATGGTGTTCGCCGGCACCACCGTCGTCAACGGCAGCGCACTCTGCATCGTCGTGCACACCGGGATGTCCACGGAGATCGGCAAGATCCACGCGCAGATCCATGAGGCCTCGCAGGAGGAGGACGACACCCCGCTCAAGAAGAAGCTCAACGAGTTCGGCGAGGCGCTCACCAAGATCATCGGGCTCATTTGCGCCCTTGTCTGGCTCATCAATGTCAAGTACTTCCTGGCGTTTGAGCTCGACGGATGGGTGCCGAGGAACATACGCTTCTCCTTCGAGAAGTGCACCTACTACTTTGAGATCGCCGTGGCGCTTGCTGTCGCCGCCATACCCGAGGGCCTGCCTGCCGTGATCACCACCTGCCTTGCACTCGGAACGAGGAAGATGGCCGCCAAGAATGCACTGGTGAGGAAGCTGCCCAGTGTGGAGACCCTGGGCTGCACCACCGTGATTTGTTCCGACAAGACTGGAACACTGACCACAAACCAGATGTCAGTGGCAAAACTTGTGGCCATCGGTGATTCTTCAGGGGAAGTTAGGAGCTTCAAGGTGGAAGGGACGACATACGATCCCCAGGATGGGAAAATTCACGTCTGGCCTGCTGGGAGCATCGATGTGAACCTTGAGACCATTGCAAAGGTAGCAGCTGTGTGCAATGATGCCAGTGTAGCTCATTCGTCGCATCAGTATGTTGCCACTGGAATGCCGACCGAGGCAGCTTTAAAG GTTCTGGTTGAGAAAATGGGTTTGCCTGGTGGAAAGAATGGACTGTCCTTGGATCCATCTGATACATTAG GCTGCTGCAAATGGTGGAACAATGTTGCCAAAAGGATTGGCACCCTCGAGTTTGACCGCATGAGAAAATCAATGGGTGTCATTGTTAGGACCAGTTCAGGAAACAATGCGCTACTTGTGAAG GGAGCAGTTGAAACTTTGCTTGAGCGGAGTAGCCACATTCAACTgaaggatggtttggttgtgcCATTAGATGAGAAAGCAAAGAAGATTGTCTTGGCAAGCCTCCATGAAATGTCAACCAAAGCTCTACGCTGCCTCGGTTTTGCGTACAAGGAGGATTTAGGAGAATTTGCAACATATGATGGCGAAAACCATCCTGCTCATAAGCTCTTACTGGATCCAGCCAATTATGCTGCAATTGAGACTGACCTGATTTTTGCTGGTCTGGTCGGCTTAAGG GACCCTCCCAGGGAAGAGGTCTATGATGCTATTGAAGATTGCAGAGCGGCAGGCATCCGTGTTATGGTGATAACAGGGGACAACAAAGAAACTGCTGAGGCGATATGCCGTGAAATTGGCGTGTTTTCACCTGATGAGGATATCACCTTAAAGAGCCTTACAGGGAGAGGGTTCATGGCACTTGAGGACAAGAAGTCACTGCTAAGGAGGAAAGGCGGCCTTCTGTTCTCTAGGGCAGAGCCAAGGCACAAACAAGAGATTGTGAGATTGTTGAAAGAAGATGGTGAAGTTGTCGCCATGACTGGAGATGGAGTCAATGATGCCCCTGCACTAAAACTGGCTGATATTGGTGTTGCTATGGGCATTACAGGAACTGAG gTTGCCAAAGAGGCCTCTGACATGGTGTTGGCTGATGACAATTTTAGCACTATAGTTGCTGCAGTTGGTGAAGGAAGATCAATTTATAACAACATGAAAGCTTTCATAAG ATACATGATTTCCTCAAACATTGGTGAAGTTGCATCCATTTTCCTAACTTCTGCCTTGGGTATTCCTGAGGGATTGATACCTGTTCAACTTCTATGGGTCAATCTTGTTACCGATGGCCCCCCTGCAACTGCTTTAGGCTTCAATCCACCTGACAAGGACATCATGAAGAAGCCACCTAGGAGAAGTGTTGATTCACTGATCACTCCCTGGATTTTGTTCCGCTACTTG ATCATTGGCCTCTATGTGGGAATTGCAACTGTTGGCATCTTTGTCATATGGTACACACATGGATCTTTCATGGGCATTGACCTCACTGGAGATGGTCACACTCTTGTCAGTTACTCACAGCTTTCAAACTGGGGCCAGTGCTCTACTTGGGACAACTTCACGGTTACTCCTTTAACTGCTGGAACCAGAACTTTCACCTTTGATAACCCGTGCGAGTACTTCCAGGCAGGAAAAGTGAAGGCGACAACACTATCTCTGTCTGTCCTAGTGGCTATTGAGATGTTCAACTCGCTCAATGCTCTCTCTGAAGACAGCAGTCTGCTTACCATGCCTCCTTGGGTGAACCCATGGCTGCTCGTTGCGATGTCGGTGTCGTTCGGGCTCCATTTCTTGATCCTCTATGTGCCGTTCCTCGCTACAGTGTTTGGTATCGTGCCCCTGAGTTTGAATGAGTGGCTGCTGGTTCTGATTGTTGCGCTACCAGTGGTGCTCATCGACGAGGTTCTGAAGTTTGTGGGCAGGTGTACAAGCTCTTCAGGTCCCAAGAGGCGGTCGAGGAAGCAGAAGGACGAGTAA
- the LOC120697278 gene encoding cilia- and flagella-associated protein 298-like, with amino-acid sequence MVMLHVKSAAAAAAATSSSSSSDADEETEFLYECAASAAVADVAAALGVLAGLQARLLSLCRRLRARCADAGAAAVGELERAIDEAEAEAYASKEQVQHNRFLSPCALREHIKTIEEKCATALQEPTEALDLQESSSDSKHERIQLWWAGKELAMDHKLCDYIGINEKTKIVIKLTRARDDR; translated from the exons ATGGTGATGCTGCACGTgaagtcggcggcggcggcggcggcggccacctcctcctcctcctcgtcggacGCGGACGAGGAAACGGAGTTCCTGTACGAGTGCGCGGCCTCCGCGGCCGTCGCCGACGTGGCAGCCGCGCTCGGCGTGCTCGCCGGCCTCCAGGcccgcctcctctccctctgcCGTCGCCTCCGAG CGAGGTGCGCGGATGCCGGTGCGGCTGCGGTGGGCGAGCTCGAGAGGGCGATagacgaggccgaggccgaggcctaCGCCTCCAAG GAGCAAGTGCAGCACAACAGATTCCTGTCCCCTTGTGCTCTAAGGGAACATATCAAGACCATTGAGGAGAAATGTGCTACTGCTCTACAAGAACCTACAGAGGCATTGGATCTGCAAGAATCATCATCAG ACAGCAAGCATGAGAGGATACAGCTTTGGTGGGCTGGAAAAGAGCTAGCCATGGACCACAAGCTATGCGACTATATTGGTATTAATGAGAAAACAAAG ATTGTCATCAAGCTAACGCGAGCCCGTGATGACCGCTGA
- the LOC120697279 gene encoding receptor-like protein kinase HERK 1, whose translation MMAPSGRTRPQAATTFILLCILSSYCICKAQFKPADSYLVDCGSSKSTTVGQRTFASDGASPVKVSTSQEILAGTSANGVASFDNSALYQTARIFTSPSSYTFPIQKQGRHFVRLYFFPFTYQSYDLSLAKFTVSTQDVLLLSDFQQPDKTAPLFKEYSLNITRDTLIISFKPSNGIAFINAIEVVSVPDDLIVDNAQMVNPMQQYSGLSTQPLETVYRVNMGGPKVTPDNDTLSRTWVTDKKYLLNPTMTKQAIGKDVNYKKGGATQLTAPDIVYSTATELAASNTSNALFNMTWQFDVDAGFSYLIRFHFCDIVSKALNQLYFNAYVGGFSAQNNLDLSVLSDNQLATAIYIDVVLSSNDASSKLGISIGPSTLNNVLPDGILNGLEVMKISTGGSAFTVGSGGGKKNLAVILGAVLAAVGLLIIVVVLILFCRKKKTLEKQHSKTWMPFSINGLTSLSTGSRTSYGTTLTSGLNGSYGYRFAFSVLQEATNNFDENWVIGVGGFGKVYKGVLRDETKVAVKRGNPKSQQGLNEFRTEIELLSRLRHRHLVSLIGYCDERNEMILVYEYMEKGTLKSHLYGSDNPSLNWKQRLEVCIGAARGLHYLHTGSAKAIIHRDVKSANILLDENLLAKVADFGLSKTGPELDQTHVSTAVKGSFGYLDPEYFRRQQLTEKSDVYSFGVVLLEVLCARPVIDPTLPREMVNLAEWGMKWQKRGELHQIVDQRISGTIRPDSLRKFGETVEKCLADYGVERPSMGDVLWNLEYVLQLQDVDSTVSDVNSMNRIVELPSQVQNVGALESISVTMAEAGASNEPDHDLSDVSMSRVFSQLIKAEGR comes from the coding sequence ATGATGGCTCCATCGGGGAGGACGAGGCCGCAAGCTGCAACAACCTTCATCCTGCTATGCATCTTGTCATCCTACTGCATCTGCAAAGCGCAATTCAAGCCTGCAGACAGCTATCTTGTTGACTGCGGGTCCTCCAAGAGCACCACAGTTGGCCAGAGGACCTTCGCCTCCGATGGTGCATCTCCGGTGAAGGTGTCCACCTCCCAGGAGATCCTGGCTGGCACTTCTGCAAATGGGGTGGCCTCTTTCGACAACTCTGCGCTCTACCAGACTGCCCGCATCTTCACCAGCCCATCATCCTACACTTTCCCTATCCAGAAGCAGGGCCGGCATTTCGTCCGGCTCTACTTCTTCCCCTTCACCTATCAGAGCTATGATCTTTCACTTGCCAAATTCACTGTGTCGACCCAAGATGTGCTCCTGCTAAGTGACTTCCAGCAGCCAGACAAAACTGCACCCTTGTTCAAGGAGTACTCTTTGAACATCACCCGTGACACACTCATAATTTCCTTCAAGCCGTCGAATGGAATTGCATTCATCAATGCAATTGAGGTGGTCTCTGTCCCAGATGATCTCATCGTCGATAATGCTCAAATGGTCAACCCTATGCAGCAGTACAGTGGTTTGTCTACACAGCCGCTAGAGACGGTTTATCGGGTCAACATGGGTGGTCCGAAGGTTACTCCCGACAACGATACCCTCTCGAGGACCTGGGTGACGGATAAAAAGTACTTGTTGAACCCAACTATGACCAAACAGGCTATTGGCAAGGATGTCAACTATAAGAAGGGTGGAGCAACTCAGCTGACAGCCCCTGATATTGTCTATAGTACAGCTACAGAATTGGCAGCATCAAATACGTCCAATGCTCTTTTCAACATGACATGGCAGTTTGATGTCGATGCTGGCTTCAGCTATTTGATAAGGTTTCACTTCTGTGATATTGTCAGTAAGGCACTTAACCAGCTCTACTTCAATGCATATGTTGGAGGTTTCTCTGCGCAAAATAATCTTGATCTCTCAGTATTGTCTGATAATCAGTTGGCTACAGCTATCTATATAGATGTGGTTCTTTCATCGAATGATGCATCCAGTAAACTTGGCATCAGTATTGGCCCATCGACCTTGAACAATGTATTGCCCGATGGGATTCTGAATGGGCTTGAGGTTATGAAGATAAGTACTGGAGGTTCTGCTTTCACTGTTGGGTCTGGCGgtggaaagaaaaatttggcTGTGATTCTTGGTGCAGTCCTTGCAGCTGTTGGACTGTTGATAATCGTTGTTGTTCTGATACTTTTTTGCCGGAAGAAAAAGACATTGGAAAAGCAGCATTCAAAGACTTGGATGCCTTTCTCTATCAATGGGCTCACCTCTCTCAGTACAGGAAGCAGAACATCTTATGGTACTACTCTTACATCAGGGCTGAATGGAAGCTATGGATACCGCTTTGCCTTCAGTGTGCTCCAAGAAGCAACCAACAATTTCGATGAGAACTGGGTCATTGGAGTTGGAGGCTTTGGGAAGGTCTACAAGGGAGTGCTGAGGGATGAGACCAAGGTTGCAGTGAAGCGTGGAAATCCAAAGTCTCAACAAGGTCTCAACGAGTTCCGTACAGAGATTGAGCTCCTGTCACGGCTGCGCCACCGCCATCTGGTGTCTCTGATTGGGTACTGTGATGAAAGGAATGAGATGATCTTGGTCTATGAATATATGGAGAAAGGCACTCTCAAAAGCCATCTCTATGGCTCTGATAACCCCTCGCTAAATTGGAAGCAGCGGCTGGAGGTTTGCATTGGAGCAGCAAGGGGACTGCACTATCTTCACACAGGTTCTGCAAAGGCCATTATCCACCGTGATGTCAAGTCTGCAAACATCTTGCTTGATGAGAATCTCCTTGCAAAGGTTGCTGACTTTGGGCTATCAAAGACAGGGCCTGAGTTGGACCAAACTCATGTCAGCACTGCAGTGAAGGGCAGCTTTGGGTATCTTGATCCTGAATATTTCCGGAGGCAGCAACTGACTGAGAAGTCAGATGTCTACTCCTTTGGTGTTGTTTTGCTTGAGGTCCTTTGTGCAAGGCCTGTGATTGACCCTACACTTCCGAGGGAGATGGTGAACTTGGCCGAATGGGGAATGAAATGGCAGAAGAGAGGAGAGCTGCATCAAATTGTTGATCAGAGGATCTCTGGCACAATCAGGCCAGACTCTCTAAGGAAGTTTGGTGAAACCGTGGAGAAGTGCCTCGCAGACTATGGTGTGGAGCGGCCGTCAATGGGAGATGTCCTATGGAACCTGGAGTACGTTCTGCAGCTTCAGGATGTGGATTCCACAGTCTCAGACGTGAACAGCATGAACCGCATTGTGGAACTCCCGTCCCAGGTTCAGAATGTCGGCGCCCTTGAGAGTATCAGTGTGACAATGGCGGAAGCTGGAGCTTCGAATGAGCCTGATCATGACCTCTCCGACGTGTCGATGAGCAGGGTCTTCTCTCAGCTAATCAAAGCCGAAGGAAGGTAA